One region of Pagrus major chromosome 7, Pma_NU_1.0 genomic DNA includes:
- the LOC140999708 gene encoding glutathione synthetase-like, whose translation MRTRETPNSSELVTYAPFTLFPTPVPEAAFLQALAVQTHFNTLVDKISQDPHFLEEALASTIQADDFTAKLFDIYRHVQQEGRTQSIVVGLIRSDYMLDQGEGGTSSLKQIEINTISAGGFGVTDRLPEVHRHVLRSVGLLKESECVQDNNDRTAGMSAALAKAWELYGQQKAVILFLVEDVQISKLTHRCLEKELWNRNIPAIRRKFEEVSRRGSLDDDKKLFIDGLEVAVVYYRNGYMPEHYTEQAWDARLMMERSLAVKCPDISTHLAGTKKVQQVLAKPGVLEKFFPDQPQVVEQIRATFAGLYTLDMGPEGDRAVAMALANPDEFVLKPQREGGGNNYFGEDIVRVLQEVKSDKRRAAYILMDRIQPRTEQNIVLRRGLPLKLTSVCWEIGICGAYVRHEGELVLNEVAGHILRTKSIEQDDEGTVKGDFEFLWAVNVSPKRRQVEWKVVY comes from the exons ATGCGCACACGTGAGACGCCCAATTCATCAGAG TTGGTAACCTACGCTCCGTTCACACTCTTCCCCACACCTGTGCCTGAAGCGGCGTTCCTCCAGGCTCTGGCAGTGCAAACTCACTTCAACACACTGGTAGACAAGATCAGCCAGGACCCACACTTCCTGGAAGAGGCTCTAGCGAG TACTATCCAGGCAGATGATTTCACTGCTAAGTTGTTTGACATATACAGACATGTGCAGCAGGAAGGTCGGACACAG TCCATTGTTGTGGGTCTGATCCGCTCTGACTACATGCTGGATCAAGGGGAGGGCGGGACTTCTTCCCTGAAGCAAATAGAGATCAACACTATTTCTGCTGGTGGATTTGGCGTGACTGACCGTCTCCCTGAAGTGCACAG GCACGTGCTGAGGTCAGTTGGTCTTTTGAAAGAGAGCGAGTGTGTCCAGGATAATAATGACAGGACTGCAGGAATGAGCGCCGCTCTCGCCAAGGCCTGGGAGCTCTACGGCCAACAGAA GGCAGTAATCCTGTTCCTTGTTGAGGATGTCCAGATCAGCAAACTCACTCATCGCTGCTTGGAGAAAGAGCTGTGGAACAG GAATATTCCTGCTATCCGCAGAAAGTTTGAGGAGGTGTCCAGAAGAGGATCACTTGATGATGACAAGAAATTGTTTAT AGACGGACTGGAGGTAGCTGTAGTGTACTACCGCAATGGCTACATGCCAGAGCACTACACAGAACAG GCCTGGGATGCTCGTCTTATGATGGAGCGCTCTCTGGCTGTAAAATGTCCAGATATCAGCACTCACCTGGCCGGAACCAAGAAGGTGCAGCAGGTGCTCGCCAAACCTGGAGTTCTGGAGAAGTTCTTCCCCGACCAGCCCCAAGTAGTGGAGCAGATCAGAGCAACGTTCGCTGGCCTCTACACTCTGGACATG GGTCCAGAAGGTGACCGAGCAGTGGCCATGGCTTTGGCCAACCCGGATGAGTTTGTCCTGAAGCctcagagagaaggaggag GGAACAACTATTTTGGAGAGGACATTGTCCGAGTGCTGCAGGAGGTTAAAAGTGACAAAAGGAGAGCTGCTTACATTCTGATGGACAGGATCCAACccagaacagaacaaaacatcgTGCTGAGGAGAGGACTTCCACTCAAACTCACCTCTGTCTGTTGGGAAATAGGAATCTGCGGAGCCTATGTGAG GCATGAAGGAGAACTTGTTCTGAATGAGGTTGCTGGTCACATTTTGAGGACAAAGAGCATCGAACAAGATGATGAGGGGACA GTTAAAGGAGACTTTGAATTCCTGTGGGCAGTCAACGTGTCTCCGAAACGCCGACAG GTGGAGTGGAAGGTGGTGTACTAG